From Schizosaccharomyces pombe strain 972h- genome assembly, chromosome: II, the proteins below share one genomic window:
- the pst3 gene encoding SIN3 family co-repressor, Clr6 and Rpd3L histone deacetylase complex subunit Pst3: MDVMNVPVDSERDNPGDKVETQSDKNHLPKASPSQSQSPVNTSLHNGDGKDNGVATEPVENKQILSERSVTRDDYEKGKTIVSSLALSSISGKDGSISSQNAEGLSSSSNRPLDVNDALSYLELVKYYFSERREIYNRFLEIMRDFKSQALDTLGVINRVSELFNGYPQLIEGFNTFLPSGYKIEVQLDSSNTSVVRVGTPMHPLPQQGVQSTLPVAPSNEDQRTMESTSPTDSQPQPSAPNLVSSTENEKPRVDFNYAIAYMNKVKARYPPNSDTYMEFLGVLRTYQKAQKSIFEVRARVAEIFKDSPDLLEEFKLFLPDNVDSTEPSTPNVQKSPNRLPPVGNFSLPPSAPVREKRNRPAHSAQISRSISKTSRMYRQTAEEPLNSYSLHVYPQKITAPTSPYAATQEELLAFTTIRQHLPDTLAFHKFLELLHLYREKLLDKTELLNSFSKLVRNDNLTLWFSEFIRWSDNPILVKNEPVDERVYLPETFECISLTYRKLPDSWKQDKCSGRDDLDNSVLNDDYISVAPKPSHVKNIMHHENQYLQALQLVEDERYDYDRVLNTTESAIKILANFCEPTIHEHLETALQELERSKRIIKNALIIVYGKEHANLALDTLFKKLPTAAPVLLKRIKTKDQEWRRSKREWSKIWRQIEKKNAQAAFDDRYCRIEGRDRRGLSYSRILRDIDDIYQRQKHRIDGAKLGFQFTQVLCDSLIFLNILRLSDAQLTNSSFYSYADKGRISAVLKALLSQFFGIPLPREALETNLASENIESVKKHRDGLSKIFIRPESADNSNNTNVSFQTDETQTEDETMSDIHPDDVENHSKSKFLGEESKNIIGYNFFGNATMYVLFRLICVCYSRLEHIKLFVESSTIYASSTGGYENILNICEKYLKGSCSRLEFRKYLQKFNNETCYMICSIERLLKVIFYRIHEILLDPKLGQLLLLFESDGANSVTTPREQMVYRNHVESILAPESKIFNMRWYPLEKRLCIQQLLPADLTMHDFENPAKAFMYYVDSYAISHITEGVDLMQVKMPFLRRSLQRISQQGYLAGRGSGRLHSLFNEHFCKSNLQLFFSTDTYVIFFEPNTENVYINSYNLWVDQSSQSKKQNRTTNWRRWLESDEGWRKSKANTDIKFFSETTLDQCIEAM; this comes from the exons ATGGATGTAATGAATGTGCCTGTCGACTCAGAACGCGACAATCCTG GCGACAAAGTTGAGACACAATCTGATAAAAACCATTTACCAAAAGCGTCACCGTCTCAATCCCAGTCACCTGTAAACACCTCTTTGCACAATGGTGATGGAAAAGATAATGGCGTAGCTACTGAACCTgttgaaaacaaacagATTTTATCGGAAAGAAGTGTAACTCGCGATGATTacgaaaaaggaaaaaccATAGTTTCCTCGCTCGCCTTATCATCGATTTCTGGTAAAGATGGCTCCATTTCTTCACAAAATGCAGAAGGATTAAGTTCTTCTTCTAATCGTCCTTTGGATGTGAACGATGCGCTTTCCTATCTTGAGttagtaaaatattatttttctgaaCGCCGAGAAATTTACAATcgatttttggaaattatGCGCGATTTCAAATCTCAGGCGCTTGACACCTTGGGAGTTATTAATCGTGTATCAGAGTTGTTTAACGGTTACCCTCAACTTATTGAAGGCTTTAACACGTTTCTTCCATCCGGTTACAAAATAGAAGTACAATTGGACTCTTCAAACACTAGTGTTGTACGTGTAGGTACTCCTATGCACCCACTTCCCCAGCAGGGCGTCCAAAGTACATTGCCCGTGGCTCCATCTAATGAAGATCAGCGAACAATGGAATCCACTAGTCCTACTGACTCTCAACCTCAGCCATCTGCTCCAAATTTAGTTTCCAGTACTGAAAACGAGAAGCCTCGGGTAGATTTTAACTATGCGATTGCTTATATGAACAAAGTTAAGGCTCGTTATCCACCAAATTCCGACACGTACATGGAATTTTTAGGTGTTTTGCGCACTTATCAGAAAGCACAAAAGTCGATTTTTGAAGTGCGTGCGAGGGTCgctgaaatttttaaagattcaCCAGATTTGTTGGAGGAgtttaaactttttcttcctgATAATGTTGATTCAACTGAGCCATCCACCCCTAATGTTCAGAAATCTCCAAACCGTCTTCCTCCGGTTGGGAATTTCAGTCTTCCCCCTTCTGCACCTGTAcgtgaaaaaagaaatcgaCCGGCTCATTCTGCCCAAATCAGTAGATCGATATCTAAAACCTCGAGGATGTATCGACAAACTGCTGAAGAGCCATTGAACTCTTATTCCCTTCATGTATATCCGCAAAAAATCACTGCTCCCACGTCCCCTTATGCTGCTACCCAGGAAGAATTACTAGCCTTCACAACGATTAGACAGCATTTACCTGACACTTTAGCCTTTCACAAGTTCCTTGagcttcttcatctttatCGGGAAAAGTTATTGGATAAAAcagaattattaaattctttttcaaaacttgtTAGAAATGATAATTTGACATTGTGGTTTTCCGAATTTATTAGGTGGAGTGATAACCCAATACTTGTAAAAAACGAACCGGTGGACGAACGTGTTTATTTACCAGAAACTTTTGAGTGCATTTCACTGACTTATCGCAAACTTCCGGATTCCTGGAAACAGGACAAATGCTCAGGTCGTGATGATTTGGACAATTCTGTTTTGAATGACGATTATATTTCTGTAGCTCCCAAACCATCCCATgtcaaaaatataatgcATCATGAAAATCAGTACCTACAGGCATTGCAACTAGTAGAAGACGAACGGTATGATTACGATAGAGTTTTGAATACTACCGAGTCTGCTATAAAAATACTTGCAAACTTTTGTGAGCCGACGATTCACGAGCATTTAGAAACCGCCCTTCAAGAACTCGAGCGATCAAAACGAATAATTAAGAACGCCCTTATAATCGTTTATGGCAAAGAGCATGCAAATTTGGCTCTTGAcactttatttaaaaaattaccCACTGCGGCTCCTGTACTTCTGAAACGTATTAAAACCAAAGATCAAGAATGGAGACGAAGCAAGCGAGAGTGGAGTAAAATTTGGCGGCAAatcgaaaagaaaaatgctCAAGCAGCATTTGACGACAGATATTGCAGAATAGAAGGGAGAGACCGTAGAGGATTATCTTATAGCCGTATTCTTCGCGATATTGATGACATTTATCAACGACAAAAGCATCGGATCGATGGGGCCAAGTTGGGGTTTCAGTTTACCCAAGTTTTATGTGATAGTctcatatttttgaatattttgcGGCTAAGTGATGCTCAGTTAACAaactcttctttttattcatacGCTGACAAGGGTCGAATTAGTGCTGTTTTGAAAGCTTTATTATCGCAATTTTTTGGCATTCCGCTACCTCGCGAAGCACTTGAGACTAACCTTGCTTCTGAAAATATTGAATCGGTTAAAAAACACAGAGATGGTTTaagcaaaatatttattcGTCCCGAAAGTGCTGATAATAGTAATAACACCAATGTGAGTTTTCAAACCGATGAAACTCAAACTGAAGATGAAACTATGAGTGATATACATCCTGACGATGTTGAAAATCATTCGAAATCTAAATTTCTTGGTGAAGAGTCGAAAAACATAATTGgctacaatttttttgggaaTGCTACAATGTATGTTCTGTTTAGATTGATATGTGTCTGCTATTCTCGGCTAGAGCATATCAAGTTGTTTGTTGAATCTTCGACTATATATGCTTCAAGCACAGGGGGTTACGAgaatattttgaatatctgtgaaaaatatttgaaaggTTCTTGTTCCCGTCTCGAATTCCGAAaatatttgcaaaaattcaataatgAAACTTGCTACATGATTTGCTCTATAGAACGGTTACTCAAAGTTATATTTTATCGTATTCATGAGATATTGCTTGATCCCAAACTGGGCCAACTACTTTTATTATTCGAATCTGATGGCGCCAATTCAGTTACCACGCCTAGAGAGCAAATGGTATATAGGAACCATGTGGAATCAATACTCGCTCCtgaaagtaaaatatttaatatgCGATGGTACCCATTGGAAAAGCGACTTTGTATCCAACAACTTCTTCCGGCAGACTTAACGATGCacgattttgaaaatcctGCGAAGGCATTTATGTACTATGTTGATAGCTATGCCATTTCTCATATCACTGAAGGTGTCGATTTGATGCAAGTTAAAATGCCATTTTTGCGAAGATCACTTCAACGAATATCGCAACAAGGCTATCTCGCAGGTCGAGGCTCTGGTAGGTTGCattctttgtttaatgAACATTTCTGCAAATCGA
- the chs2 gene encoding chitin synthase-like protein 2, with the protein MSFQNPSYINAKHRSFLQPKDTQDSQDLRNWVSHSSVDEETAYSSSTLSSSSSKSFPCYDEYDEIKSPDDQKVEYMKTLRTLEEDAFSYTDSVYDFEERSFDEHEPPIPPLHKTGVFSVPLQPTHTVNSNSDDGYENSSKNEYLDFNSEISASPVNEPMTHSQSYTSIDRLNSSSSHYSKDVPLLCGSLTIDCPTPIDLRGMLGPFMQKNPDEASFLRYSAITCQPEDMNNNGLQLRTWSTGRDIQIAVCLTLSDEDLASFAISLSSIMNNLKHLCSRSKSRVWGNESWEKVLVCVVIDGRNTVHQNVLDLLASIGVYQPHIAKGRVNGKRTLSHMYEFTSTINVDEKLNLTTATGDGNVPMQMLLCVKDRRLGTYNSHRWFLNGIASLARPKVCLFVRNGARLGPTSIYHAWKAFDVDSTIGGMCGKTSIDTGKFGFRLLNPFIASQHFDQMIHNNLRLPYDSCMGYISNALNAIYGFRYVALQDSYPNPGPLADYFEQDQYEIPRRGILQSNAFLAQEQLLFWKVITRKDAKWHLQYVPEACATIEAPNSMAGILESKKSEINSSFSLAVYVIVDFFSLWTTRHKFFRFLLLTVQSLVFAIEKLVNFFSMANFFLAFYFVCNATSYSSLNPYGNWARPLFLVFEYILICLIFSQFMLAMGNRPRSCRVLLFISTALFSIIMIYFVFCVFYISLIPLHNSDNSEIVLGNNYFTTLIFSSLLILACYAFVSLICMDPFFIFTCIVQYILLMPTRIYTEQIYALCHLDDASISKDDNQQEFNFDTGITHCSMNDEGYTTISIPKANVLNSVYNSSLKNFSSSNDTSVYHDVQDHCYRKPQSYEDHYQDIRTRYVLVWAVSNLILAIVLIQVFDGMRFINNGYMKYIFWSIVAFTAWKTMGAVTFIATKIISRIANCVKSKLYIFNDP; encoded by the exons ATGAGTTTTCAGAATCCCAGCTATATTAATGCTAAACACCGGTCCTTCTTGCAACCTAAGGACACTCAAGATTCGCAGGATTTACGAAACTGGGTCAGTCACAGTAGTGTAGATGAAGAAACAGCATATTCTAGTTCGACCCTCAGTTCGAGTTCTTCTAAAAGCTTTCCTTGTTACGATGAGTATGATGAGATAAAATCTCCTGACGATCAAAAAGTCGAGTATATGAAGACGTTAAGGACCTTGGAAGAAGATGCTTTTTCTTACACAGATTCAGTTTACGATTTTGAGGAGCGTTCATTTGATGAACACGAGCCACCTATCCCTCCACTTCACAAAACTGGAGTTTTTAGCGTTCCTCTTCAACCAACCCATACTGTGAATAGTAACTCAGACGACGGTTATGAAAATTCCTCCAAGAATGAGTATCTGGACTTTAATTCAGAAATCTCTGCTTCGCCCGTCAATGAACCAATGACGCACAGTCAGTCATACACCTCGATTGATCGCTTGAATTCATCAAGTTCGCACTATTCCAAAGATGTTCCATTATTATGTGGAAGCCTGACTATTGATTGCCCAACGCCAATAGACTTACGTGGCATGCTTGGTCCAtttatgcaaaaaaacCCCGATGAAGCAAGTTTCCTGCGGTATTCGGCCATTACCTGCCAACCAGAAGATATGAATAATAATGGGCTTCAACTACGAACATGGTCCACGGGTCGCGACATTCAAATTGCTGTTTGTCTAACACTTAGCGATGAGGATTTGGCATCTTTTGCCATTTCTCTTTCTAGTATCatgaataatttaaaacatcTTTGCTCACGGTCTAAGTCGCGGGTATGGGGAAATGAGAGTTGGGAAAAGGTTTTAGTATGTGTCGTAATTGATGGCCGTAACACTGTTCACCAAAACGTCTTGGACTTGCTTGCATCTATAGGAGTGTATCAACCTCACATTGCTAAAGGGAGAGTAAACGGAAAAAGAACTTTATCCCATATGTATGAATTCACAAGTACCATCAACGTTGATGAGAAACTCAATCTTACAACAGCGACTGGTGACGGAAACGTTCCAATGCAGATGTTACTCTGTGTTAAGGACCGTCGTCTAGGCACTTATAACTCGCATCGCTGGTTTTTAAATGGTATAGCATCGCTTGCTCGTCCCAAGGTTTGTCTCTTTGTTCGTAACGGTGCAAGGCTTGGCCCAACATCTATTTATCATGCGTGGAAAGCTTTTGATGTTGATTCCACTATTGGAGGAATGTGTGGTAAAACTTCGATTGATACAGGAAAGTTTGGCTTTAGACTGTTAAATCCATTCATTGCTTCTCAACATTTTGACCAAATGATCCATAACAATCTTCGCTTACCGTACGACAGCTGCATGGGTTATATTTCAAATGCGCTTAACGCAATTTATGGATTTCGATACGTCGCTTTGCAAGATTCATATCCAAACCCTGGACCACTAGCCGATTATTTCGAGCAAGACCAATATGAAATTCCTAGGAGAGGTATCTTACAATCCAATGCTTTTTTGGCACAAGAACAACTCCTTTTCTGGAAAGTAATCACCCGAAAAGATGCAAAATGGCATTTGCAATATGTACCTGAAGCTTGTGCTACTATTGAAGCGCCCAATTCAATGGCTGGAATACTAGAGTCTAAAAAATCTGAAATTAACAGTAGCTTTAGTCTTGCTGTCTATGTTAtagttgattttttttctttatggACTACCCGGCACAAGTTCTTTCGATTCCTTTTGCTCACCGTTCAATCGCTCGTCTTTGCAATTGAGAAGTTGGtgaattttttctcaatggcaaatttctttttggcCTTCTACTTTGTATGCAATGCCACTTCATACAGCTCATTGAATCCGTATGGTAATTGGGCCCGACCTTTATTTCTGGTTTTCGAATATATTctaatttgtttaattttttcacaGTTTATGCTAGCAATGGGCAATCGACCACGGAG CTGTCGAGTTTTACTGTTCATTAGTACTGCATTGTTTTCCATTATTATGAtttatttcgttttttgtgttttttatatttcattGATACCATTACACAACTCAGATAATTctgaaattgttttagGCAACAATTATTTCACGACCttaattttctcttctttattaattCTAGCATGTTATGCTTTCGtttctttaatttgtatggatcctttttttatctttactTGTATTGTGCAATACATTCTGCTGATGCCAACTCGCATTTATACTGAGCAAATATATGCACTTTGTCATCTTGATGATGCTTCAATTTCGAAGGATGATAACCAGCaagaatttaattttgacACAGGTATTACCCATTGTTCAATGAACGACGAAGGCTATACTACAATCAGTATTCCAAAAGCCAACGTGTTGAATTCTGTATATAActcttctttaaaaaatttcagttCTTCTAATGATACTTCGGTTTATCACGATGTTCAGGACCATTGCTATCGGAAGCCACAATCCTATGAGGATCACTACCAAGACATTCGTACTCGTTATGTGCTAGTTTGGGCTGTAAGCAACTTAATTTTAGCCATTGTTCTGATTCAGGTATTCGATGGCATGcgttttattaataatggCTACATGAAGTATATATTTTGGAGTATCGTAGCCTTCACTGCTTGGAAAACCATGGGAGCTGTTACATTCATAGCTACCAAGATCATTTCACGAATTGCTAATTGTGTGAAATCAAAActttacatttttaatgatCCTTAA
- the vrs1 gene encoding valine--tRNA (Val) ligase Vrs1/Vas1 — MADKGCEAAQSKDSSAPGSGEPRPKTEKELERERQKAAKLEKYHAKLAAKKAKEEARKPKLDKKAKIASPVAEYVEKTTPGEKKVLQDLDSPALKSYNPKAVESAWYDWWVKSGFFEPEFGPDGKPKKEGVFVITSPPPNVTGALHIGHALTIAIQDSLARWNRMLGKTVLFLGGFDHAGLSTQSVVEKKLWYTQKKTRHDYPRDKFVDIVWEWKEEYHNRIKNQMSRLGGSFDWTREAFTMDENLSRAVVETFVRLHEENIIYRANRLVNWCTALQTTLSNLEVENVDVPGRTLLKVPGYDEPVEVGVLTSIAYAVEGSDERIVIATTRPETLLGDTAVAVHPQDPRYKHLHGKFVKHPFCNRSIPIICDDIIVDMEFGTGAVKITPAHDPNDYEVGKRHNLEFINIFTDDGLLNENCGEFAGMKRFTARVKVVERLKELGLFVGTKENPMVIPLCGKTSDIIEPVMKPQWWVNQKEMAAAAAEVVKSGEIEIAPDMSRREFIRWMENIQDWCISRQLWWGHRIPAYFVNLADEPSQDRSEGRYWVTGRTLEQAEEKAKAAFPGKSFTLEQDEDVLDTWFSSGLWPFSTLGWPKDTSDYENFYPTTLMETGWDILFFWIARMVMLGLKLTGKIPFKRVFCHALVRDAQGRKMSKSLGNVVDPIDVIEGISLQALHDKLLVGNLDSREVEKAKKGQRLSYPKGIPQCGTDALRFTLCSLTTGGRDLNLDILRVEGYRKFCNKLYNATKFALGRLGSNFVPNKTADLTGNESLVEKWIFHRLNIAAAAMNKNMEEMNFLQATSAVHQFWLYELCDVYIENSKYLLSDGTEVQQESAKQTLYTVLDNALRLMHPFMPYVTEEMWQRLPRRPGDKTQTIVKAAFPVERVDYSNEIAAKYYESIITVVHSTRSMMAENGIKSDAVVYIHPDEEHSKLITSESASIQSLIKKCKTLSIVDNTFDSDKCVKNEVLEGSTIFLERNN; from the exons ATGGCAGACAAAGGCTGTGAAGCTGCTCAGTCTAAG GATTCTTCCGCACCTGGTTCTGGTGAGCCTAGGCCTAAAACCGAGAAAGAAT TAGAGCGTGAACGCCAAAAGGCGGCTAAGCTTGAAAAGTATCATGCAAAGCTGGCGGCCAAGAAGGCGAAGGAG GAGGCAAGAAAGCCTAAACTTGATAAGAAGGCTAAGATTGCTTCACCAGTTGCCGAGTATGTCGAAAAGACCACTCCTGGTGAGAAAAAAGTCCTTCAAGACTTGGACTCTCCTGCTTTGAAGTCCTATAATCCCAAAGCTGTTGAGTCTGCTTGGTATGACTGGTGGGTCAAGTCTGGTTTCTTTGAACCCGAGTTTGGTCCTGATGGTAAACCTAAGAAAGAGGGCGTATTTGTTATTACATCTCCTCCTCCCAATGTCACTGGTGCTTTGCATATTGGCCATGCTCTTACGATTGCTATTCAAGATTCGTTAGCTCGGTGGAACAGAATGCTTGGTAAAACAGTTTTGTTTCTGGGTGGTTTCGATCATGCTGGTTTAAGTACCCAATCTGTTGTTGAAAAGAAGCTTTGGTACACGCAGAAGAAGACTCGCCATGATTATCCTCGTGATAAATTTGTTGACATTGTTTGGGAATGGAAAGAAGAATACCATAACCGtataaaaaaccaaatgTCTCGACTTGGTGGTTCTTTTGATTGGACTCGTGAAGCCTTTACTATGGATGAAAATCTTAGTCGTGCCGTTGTTGAAACCTTTGTTCGTTTGCATGAGGAAAATATTATCTACCGTGCTAATCGTCTCGTGAATTGGTGTACTGCTTTACAAACAACTTTATCAAACCTTGAGGTAGAAAACGTTGACGTTCCTGGCCGTACTTTGCTCAAGGTCCCTGGATATGATGAACCCGTCGAAGTGGGTGTATTGACTTCCATCGCTTATGCCGTTGAAGGTTCTGACGAACGAATTGTTATTGCTACTACACGTCCAGAAACACTTCTCGGAGATACTGCTGTTGCTGTTCATCCCCAGGATCCTCGTTATAAGCACCTACACGGtaaatttgtaaaacaTCCCTTCTGTAACCGTTCAATTCCTATCATCTGTGACGACATAATCGTTGATATGGAATTTGGTACCGGTGCTGTTAAAATCACTCCAGCTCATGATCCTAACGATTATGAAGTTGGAAAGCGTCATAATTTGGAGttcattaatattttcactGACGATGGTCTTCTCAATGAAAATTGTGGAGAATTTGCTGGCATGAAGCGTTTTACTGCTCGTGTTAAGGTTGTTGAACGACTCAAGGAGCTCGGCTTATTTGTTGGTACCAAGGAAAATCCAATGGTAATTCCACTTTGTGGGAAGACTTCGGATATTATTGAGCCAGTCATGAAGCCTCAATGGTGGGTGAATCAAAAAGAGATGGCTGCAGCCGCAGCTGAAGTTGTAAAGTCTGGTGAAATCGAAATTGCTCCTGATATGTCTCGCCGAGAATTCATTCGCTGGATGGAAAATATCCAAGACTGGTGCATTTCTCGTCAATTATGGTGGGGTCATCGTATCCCAGCctattttgtaaatttagCTGACGAACCTTCTCAAGATCGAAGTGAAGGCCGTTATTGGGTTACTGGTCGTACTTTGGAACAAGCAGAAGAGAAAGCTAAAGCTGCTTTTCCTGGAAAGTCTTTCACACTAGAACAGGATGAAGACGTTCTTGATACTTGGTTCTCCTCCGGATTGTGGCCTTTTTCTACCCTTGGCTGGCCAAAGGATACTAGCGATTATGAAAATTTCTATCCTACTACTCTGATGGAAACAGGTTGGgatattcttttcttctggATTGCTCGTATGGTAATGTTGGGTCTCAAATTAACCGGAAAGATTCCCTTTAAACGTGTATTTTGTCATGCACTCGTTCGTGATGCTCAAGGCCGCAAAATGTCTAAATCATTGGGAAATGTTGTGGATCCTATAGATGTCATTGAGGGTATTTCTCTACAAGCATTACATGATAAGCTTTTGGTTGGCAATCTCGACAGCAGAGAGGTCGAAAAAGCTAAAAAGGGTCAACGGTTGAGCTATCCCAAGGGTATACCTCAATGTGGAACTGACGCTTTGCGTTTTACCCTCTGTTCCTTGACTACTGGTGGTCGTGATCTCAACCTTGATATCCTTCGTGTTGAAGGATATCGTAAATTCTGTAACAAGTTGTACAATGCTACAAAATTTGCTTTGGGTCGTCTAGGTTCTAATTTCGTTCCTAACAAGACTGCCGATCTTACTGGTAATGAATCACTTGTAGAAAAGTGGATTTTCCACCGCTTGAACATCGCAGCAGCCGCTATGAACAAAAACATGGAAGAAATGAACTTCCTTCAAGCTACTTCAGCTGTTCACCAATTTTGGTTGTATGAACTTTGTGATGTTTACATTGAGAACTCAAAATACCTTCTAAGTGATGGTACAGAGGTACAACAAGAATCTGCTAAGCAAACCCTCTATACTGTCCTTGACAACGCTCTTCGTTTAATGCATCCTTTTATGCCATACGTTACTGAAGAGATGTGGCAGAGACTTCCTCGTCGTCCTGGAGACAAAACTCAGACTATCGTTAAAGCTGCTTTCCCAGTTGAAAGGGTAGACTATTCTAACGAGATAGCTGCTAAATATTACGAGTCTATCATTACTGTCGTTCACTCTACTCGTTCAATGATGGCTGAAAATGGAATCAAATCAGATGCTGTGGTATACATTCATCCTGATGAAGAACATTCCAAACTCATTACTTCGGAATCTGCCAGTATTCAAAGTCTTATCAAGAAATGCAAAACTTTAAGCATCGTTGATAATACTTTTGATTCGGACAAATGCGTTAAAAACGAGGTTTTAGAAGGAAGCACTATCTTTTTGGAACGAAACAACTAG
- a CDS encoding uncharacterized protein (DUF3844 family transmembrane protein, conserved in fungi), with translation MSLLRYFIFFIGGCTLALASGVSYTEASVYMSGLSGNENEVPSISPSDSRLVFAHKLGVSRFHKLKSHSGARKIINEMLHSHSELSSFFYAEKSNTFLTIAGLAESELFDTLNPAFRISSCPSSNAFASLMCRYERQLDSLDNGKTTDIYLNDIGGVISIHDSTGVYSQITTTPYKSLEDYEQLFGEDKASMFDISVKQDRVFLSEIYALKILVEFLSSKSQQERSDTSIVIGQLVGLEALYEKYGKDSKIYQVARENMMTLLSMIKQVSSTYTFILLPPIDSSETSTRYHKRQVDMEAFGEEIEEVVASYEKNYNGRCYISEEACSKATNDCSGHGRCSKYGQLDSCYVCQCSNSVVSNAAGQNKTIRWAGESCSKQDISVEFQFFFWFTIIGFGLLIFSIMLLFSIGQEELANVLTSTATVIKKTT, from the exons ATGAGTCTCCTtagatattttattttctttatcgGTGGATGTACATTAGCTTTGGCCTCAG GTGTTTCATATACTGAGGCTTCAGTTTATATGTCAGGTCTCTCTggtaatgaaaatgaagtcCCTTCAATTTCTCCTTCAGATTCCAGGCTTGTATTTGCTCATAAACTGGGCGTATCACGGTTCCACAAGCTGAAATCACATAGCGGTGctagaaaaattattaatgaaatgCTCCACAGTCATTCTGagctttcttcttttttttatgcagAAAAGTCTAATACTTTTTTGACAATTGCCGGATTGGCGGAGTCTGAACTGTTTGATACTCTGAACCCTGCTTTTCGCATCTCTTCTTGTCCTTCCAGTAATGCATTTGCCAGTTTAATGTGTCGATATGAGCGTCAGCTTGATTCTTTAGATAATGGAAAAACTActgatatatatttaaatgaCATTGGCGGAGTTATATCAATTCATGATTCAACTGGCGTTTATTCACAAATAACTACTACTCCCTATAAATCTTTAGAAGATTACGAGCAGCTTTTTGGTGAGGATAAAGCTTCTATGTTTGACATATCTGTCAAGCAAGATAGAGTTTTCCTTTCTGAAATATACGCTCTAAAAATCCTTGTCGAATTTTTAAGCTCAAAATCGCAACAAGAGCGGTCCGATACCAGTATTGTTATCGGCCAATTAGTCGGATTAGAG GCTTTGTATGAGAAATATGGTAAAGATTCAAAGATTTACCAAGTAGCTCGCGAGAATATGATGACTCTTTTGTCAATGATTAAGCAGGTATCCTCCACATATACCTTTATTTTACTTCCTCCTATCGATTCCTCCGAAACTTCTACTAGATATCATAAGCGTCAAGTAGACATGGAAGCATTCGGAGAAGAAATAGAGGAAGTCGTTGCTAGCTATGAAAAGAATTACAATGGTCGCTGTTATATATCTGAGGAAGCTTGCTCAAAGGCCACCAATGATTGTTCTGGTCATGGAAGATGTTCCAAGTATGGTCAGTTGGACTCCTGTTATGTCTGCCAATGTTCCAATTCCGTGGTTTCAAATGCTGCTGGCCAGAACAAAACTATTAGATGGGCTGGAGAAAGTTGCTCTAAGCAGGATATCTCTGTGGAgtttcaatttttcttttggttTACTATTATTGGTTTTGGACTATTAATATTTAGCATAATGTTATTGTTTAGCATTGGACAAGAAGAATTGGCTAATGTTTTGACTTCTACTGCAACAGTCATCAAGAAAACCACATAA